One window from the genome of Elaeis guineensis isolate ETL-2024a chromosome 5, EG11, whole genome shotgun sequence encodes:
- the LOC140858158 gene encoding uncharacterized protein, which yields MLARGLKAHKRKGAAASGSAKKVRTEEMSSATPAQTALAVDVPSDAEPPALRASSRSPPIEVPISGVRSAEAPGVERGRRRKSVARRVSSRRAAIEESLGFEGEPGENPFNDRDLIKRLIDGCILPEVIQRIDRVDPEQRVWDSLGSFLEIGHQLLVNIEATNRARRDAIQAEESRRAEVARLKEKATEIATFQEALEKEKQALEKEKQISEETVRKAEAEVANLAEQIPVLVSEARVLAVEEFKASAEMRDLNVKFGQEAFIKGFELCQEKVAKKFPELDLGFLDEASEDEAGPSPTATAIVAPLPGTPSSPTPISEV from the exons atgctcgccagaggcctcaaggctcacaaaaggaaaggcgccgcggcctccggatcggcaaagaaggtCAGAACGGAGGAGATGAGCTCGGCCACACCTGCCCAGACGGccctcgcggtcgacgttccttcagacgccgaacctccggctctccgggcctcttcaaggagtccccccattgaggttcccatttcgggggtccgctccgcggaggcgcccggggtcgaaagggggaggagaaggaagtcggtggcccgcagggtgagtagccgtcgagccgccatcgaagagtccctcgGTTTCGAaggagagccgggggagaatccctttaatgacagagacctgataaagcgattgatcgacggctgcatcctgcccgaagtcatccagaggattgatcgcgtcgatcccgaacagcgggtttgggactccctagggtcctttctcgag atcgggcaccaactccttgtcaatatcgaggcgacgaaccgggcgaggagggatgccatccaggcggaggagagtcgtcgggccgaagttgctcgcctcaaagaaaaggcaaccGAGATAGCCAccttccaagaggccctggagaaagaaaaacaggccctggagaaagaaaagcagatctcggaggagacggtgaggaaggcggaggccgaggtcgcaaatttggcggagcagatcccggtcctggtctcggaggccagggttctagcggtggaggagttcaaggcctctgcggagatgagggacctgaacgtcaagttcggccaagaagcattcattaaaggattcgagctctgtcaggagaaggtggccaagaaatttcccgagctcgacctcggcttcttggacgaggcgtctgaagacgaagccggtccctctcccactgctactgccatcGTAGCCCCCCTTCcgggaacaccgagctccccaactcctatttcagaggtctga